A window from Candidatus Woesearchaeota archaeon encodes these proteins:
- a CDS encoding nascent polypeptide-associated complex protein: MFPKINQRQLQNAMHQMGISQTEIEAEEVIIKCRDRNIVISEPSVLKVKMSGDENFQISGKIREEKISSEPEITEEDIKTVMEKANASREDAEGAIKKSGGDLAEAILSLSKS; the protein is encoded by the coding sequence TTGTTTCCCAAGATAAACCAAAGGCAGCTTCAGAATGCAATGCACCAGATGGGAATATCCCAGACTGAGATTGAGGCTGAGGAAGTGATAATTAAGTGCAGGGACAGGAATATTGTGATAAGCGAACCAAGCGTCCTTAAAGTAAAAATGTCGGGAGATGAAAACTTCCAGATTTCAGGAAAAATCAGGGAAGAAAAAATATCCTCTGAGCCCGAAATAACTGAAGAGGACATAAAAACAGTTATGGAAAAGGCAAATGCCTCAAGGGAAGATGCAGAAGGGGCAATAAAGAAATCAGGGGGGGACCTTGCTGAAGCCATACTCTCCCTTTCCAAATCATAA
- a CDS encoding preprotein translocase subunit Sec61beta: MSNEKMRMPSSGGGIVRYSDEYKSKFEIKPGHVVVLIIAVMVIEIILHTLGYGWFGIVKP; encoded by the coding sequence ATGTCAAACGAAAAAATGAGAATGCCCTCAAGCGGCGGCGGAATAGTAAGATATTCTGACGAATACAAGAGCAAGTTTGAGATAAAGCCGGGGCATGTTGTTGTGCTGATAATTGCAGTAATGGTAATAGAAATAATTCTGCACACGCTTGGATACGGCTGGTTTGGAATCGTAAAGCCATAA